A single Desulfuromonadaceae bacterium DNA region contains:
- a CDS encoding DEAD/DEAH box helicase family protein — MKIIDNINSLLGDDLKASIHPKAKLKIAASCFSIYAYEALKSELAKIESLEFIFTAPTFVPNEVTDKLRKERREFFIPKANRERSLYGSEFEIQLRNKLTQRAIARECAEWMRRKARFRSNKTKSPMQQFTCIQGPSLEAAYMPLHGFTAVDLGYQQGDAVSNIVNRVDETAFTSTYLQLFDQIWSDPTKLEDVTTAICDHIASVYQENSPERIYFLMLYNIFSDFLDDIDEDVLPNDRTGYQDTLVWNKLFNFQRDAAIGIINKLETYNGCILADSVGLGKTFTALAVVKYYELRNRSVLVLCPKKLADNWLNYNSNLTTNISSRDRFNYDVLCHTDLSRTSGESFGIPLNRINWGNYDLVVIDESHNFRNNDAVKDRETRYQKLMNQVVRQGVKTKVLMLSATPVNNRFNDLRNQLALAYEGDSENLSKKLRTGRSVEEIFRNAQKAFNLWSKLAPEDRTARAILDSLDFDFFELLDSVTIARSRKHIQTFYDTSDIGQFPERRKPLSFHSPLTDRTDVMSFNEIFEQLSLLKLAVYAPISYILPSRLKKYEDLYDTQVEGGKGKLKQADRERSLQALMTTNLLKRLESSVEAFRLTLKSLHDNHARTLSKIDSFRVTGDAGSVSDWTDSLANLEAEEDDIPVPGEAEIGGKVKINLADMDLPSWEHDLKVDLEVINALLSSMAKVTPEEDAKLQHLKALILSKIENPINDGNKKVLIFTAFADTANYLYNNLADTLLATLGLHTGKVTGKDAPKSTLKKNYDFQSLLTLFSPRAKDKDQVLPNESAELDLLIGTDCISEGQNLQDCDFVVNYDIHWNPVRIIQRFGRIDRIGSINKTIQLVNYWPDISLDEYINLKERVENRMVIADVTATGDDNVLTAKSSEISYRKEQLRRMQEEVIELEDLKTGVSITDLGLNDFRMDLLNYVKTNGDLANVPNGMHAVVPARPEMGLHSGVIFALRNLNHGVNINQQNRLHPYYLIYIAGDGQVIANHTEVKSLLDLVRSSCKGQPEPIQAVCRLFNQQTDEGRNMKTCSDLLSTAIRSMIDVKEEKDLDSLFSGGRTTALVNTIAGLDDFELVAFLVVQEEE, encoded by the coding sequence ATGAAGATCATCGACAACATCAATTCTTTGCTGGGCGACGATCTGAAGGCTTCCATCCACCCCAAGGCCAAATTGAAGATCGCGGCATCGTGCTTTTCGATCTATGCCTATGAAGCTTTAAAGTCCGAGCTCGCAAAGATTGAGTCGTTGGAATTCATCTTCACGGCACCGACCTTCGTTCCCAACGAAGTCACCGACAAACTCAGAAAAGAACGCCGAGAGTTTTTTATCCCCAAGGCCAACCGGGAACGCAGCCTCTACGGCTCCGAATTTGAAATCCAGCTTCGCAATAAGCTCACCCAACGTGCCATTGCCCGCGAGTGTGCCGAATGGATGCGCCGCAAAGCCAGATTCCGCTCCAACAAAACCAAATCCCCGATGCAGCAGTTTACCTGCATTCAGGGGCCTTCGCTGGAAGCGGCATATATGCCTTTGCATGGTTTCACCGCCGTGGATCTGGGATATCAGCAGGGTGATGCCGTTTCCAACATCGTCAACCGGGTAGACGAGACGGCCTTTACGTCGACATACCTTCAGCTTTTTGACCAGATCTGGAGTGACCCGACAAAACTTGAAGATGTGACCACCGCAATCTGTGATCATATCGCGTCGGTCTATCAGGAAAATTCGCCAGAGCGCATCTACTTCCTGATGCTTTACAACATCTTCAGTGATTTTCTCGATGATATTGATGAAGACGTCCTGCCCAACGACCGCACGGGTTATCAGGATACGCTGGTCTGGAACAAGCTTTTCAATTTTCAGCGTGATGCTGCCATAGGCATTATCAATAAGCTGGAAACCTACAACGGCTGCATCCTGGCCGACAGCGTGGGGCTTGGTAAAACATTCACGGCTCTGGCCGTTGTGAAATATTACGAACTGCGCAACCGTTCGGTGCTAGTGCTGTGTCCCAAGAAACTCGCGGACAACTGGTTGAATTACAACAGCAACCTGACGACCAACATATCCTCCCGAGATCGGTTCAATTATGACGTTCTATGCCACACTGACCTGTCCCGCACCTCGGGAGAGTCGTTCGGCATTCCTCTGAATCGGATCAATTGGGGCAACTATGATCTGGTCGTCATCGATGAATCACATAATTTCCGCAACAACGATGCCGTCAAGGACCGGGAAACCCGCTATCAGAAACTGATGAACCAGGTCGTCCGCCAGGGCGTTAAAACCAAGGTTCTGATGCTGTCCGCCACCCCGGTCAATAACCGCTTCAATGATCTGCGCAACCAACTCGCGCTGGCTTACGAAGGCGACTCTGAAAATCTCAGCAAGAAGCTGCGCACGGGCAGATCAGTGGAAGAAATCTTCCGCAATGCCCAAAAGGCCTTCAACCTGTGGTCAAAACTGGCACCCGAGGATCGCACGGCGCGGGCTATTCTGGATTCCCTTGATTTTGACTTTTTTGAACTGCTTGACAGCGTCACCATTGCCCGTTCGCGCAAACATATCCAGACCTTCTATGACACCAGTGACATAGGCCAGTTTCCCGAGCGTCGCAAACCGCTGTCATTCCATTCGCCATTGACCGACCGCACGGATGTCATGAGCTTCAATGAAATATTTGAACAGCTCTCGCTGCTTAAACTGGCCGTCTACGCCCCGATCAGCTACATCCTGCCCAGTCGGCTCAAAAAATATGAAGACCTGTACGACACGCAGGTGGAAGGTGGCAAAGGGAAGCTGAAGCAGGCAGACCGCGAACGAAGCCTGCAGGCATTGATGACGACCAATCTGCTCAAGCGACTGGAAAGCTCGGTTGAGGCTTTTCGGCTCACCCTGAAAAGCCTGCATGACAACCATGCCCGCACCCTGAGCAAAATCGATTCATTCAGGGTTACAGGTGATGCTGGCAGTGTCTCTGACTGGACCGATAGCCTGGCAAACCTCGAAGCCGAGGAAGATGATATCCCAGTTCCGGGTGAAGCCGAGATCGGCGGCAAGGTGAAGATAAACCTTGCCGACATGGATCTTCCATCGTGGGAACATGACCTGAAGGTTGATCTGGAAGTCATTAACGCCTTGCTAAGCTCCATGGCAAAAGTCACACCCGAGGAGGACGCCAAGCTGCAACACCTGAAAGCCCTGATTCTCAGCAAGATTGAAAATCCTATCAACGATGGCAATAAAAAGGTCCTCATTTTTACTGCCTTTGCCGACACGGCCAATTATCTCTACAACAACCTGGCGGATACCCTGCTGGCAACACTGGGGCTGCACACCGGAAAAGTAACCGGCAAGGATGCGCCGAAATCAACCCTCAAAAAGAATTATGATTTCCAGTCGCTGTTGACGCTTTTTTCTCCTCGCGCCAAGGATAAGGATCAGGTGCTGCCAAATGAATCAGCTGAATTGGACCTGCTGATTGGCACCGACTGCATCTCCGAAGGGCAGAACCTTCAGGACTGCGATTTTGTTGTCAACTATGACATCCACTGGAATCCGGTTCGCATCATTCAGCGATTCGGTCGGATCGACCGTATCGGCTCGATCAACAAGACCATCCAGCTGGTCAACTACTGGCCCGATATTTCTCTGGATGAATACATTAACCTCAAGGAACGGGTCGAAAACCGGATGGTCATTGCCGACGTGACGGCCACCGGCGACGACAACGTCCTCACGGCAAAAAGCAGCGAAATTTCGTATCGGAAAGAGCAACTCCGGCGTATGCAGGAAGAGGTGATCGAACTGGAAGACCTTAAAACAGGTGTGTCCATCACCGATCTTGGTCTGAATGATTTTCGCATGGACCTGCTGAACTATGTCAAAACCAATGGCGACCTTGCCAACGTGCCCAATGGCATGCATGCGGTTGTCCCCGCCAGACCAGAAATGGGATTGCACTCCGGCGTCATCTTCGCACTGCGCAACCTCAACCATGGCGTTAACATTAACCAGCAGAACCGGCTGCATCCCTACTATTTGATCTATATCGCGGGCGATGGGCAGGTTATTGCCAACCACACCGAGGTCAAATCACTGCTCGACCTGGTGCGCTCCAGCTGCAAGGGACAACCGGAGCCCATTCAGGCCGTCTGCCGCCTCTTCAATCAGCAGACCGACGAAGGCCGGAACATGAAGACTTGTTCCGACCTGCTGAGTACCGCGATCCGTTCGATGATCGACGTCAAGGAAGAAAAGGACCTGGACAGTCTGTTCTCGGGCGGCAGAACCACGGCCCTGGTGAACACCATCGCCGGGCTCGATGATTTCGAGCTCGTCGCCTTTCTCGTGGTGCAGGAGGAAGAGTAA
- a CDS encoding helix-turn-helix domain-containing protein, which produces MAEMEDRWLSVDEIGKYLGVSSDTVYRWIDKHAMPAHRMGRLWKFKKDQVDAWVEAGGAADRNKKGSDE; this is translated from the coding sequence ATGGCCGAGATGGAAGACCGCTGGTTATCAGTAGACGAGATAGGCAAGTACCTCGGTGTCAGCAGTGACACCGTTTACCGCTGGATCGACAAGCATGCGATGCCCGCCCATCGCATGGGCCGTCTTTGGAAGTTCAAGAAAGATCAGGTCGATGCCTGGGTTGAGGCTGGTGGTGCGGCGGACCGCAACAAGAAGGGCTCGGACGAATGA
- a CDS encoding DMT family transporter — protein sequence MISTSVLYALLSLTCAGVNDVVFKRYAGKDRSRGVYVFGIGLIWLILQVAYAAIRGIEFTLSDISLVYGLAAGVLLTGSNILLLESLSHIDASLGSTVYRLNTVGVVALSVLFLQESLGWFKVLGVVAGVGAVILLYRPGGHGEATGRRFALFFALAVAASLLRAVYGVVSKAGLNQGASLQTLLVLSALCWVIGGFVYALVREKRFRMTGKKAAYASLSGVLVFLIVNFLLLAIEKGQASVVIPIANMSFAVALLLAVGLGMERLTLHKIAAVSMAVGSILMLSLV from the coding sequence ATGATCTCCACGTCGGTGCTCTACGCACTGCTCAGTCTGACATGCGCCGGAGTCAACGACGTTGTGTTCAAGCGCTATGCGGGCAAAGACCGTTCGCGTGGGGTCTACGTCTTCGGCATCGGCTTGATCTGGTTGATTCTCCAGGTTGCCTATGCCGCCATCCGGGGGATTGAATTTACCCTGTCCGATATCTCGCTGGTGTACGGTCTTGCCGCCGGGGTGCTGCTGACCGGTTCCAATATCTTGCTGCTGGAGAGCCTGTCCCATATCGACGCCAGTCTCGGATCGACGGTCTATCGACTCAACACGGTAGGCGTGGTGGCGCTCTCGGTGCTGTTTCTTCAGGAAAGTCTCGGTTGGTTCAAGGTGCTTGGCGTTGTCGCAGGGGTCGGCGCGGTCATCCTGCTCTACCGCCCCGGCGGTCATGGCGAAGCGACCGGCCGACGTTTCGCGCTGTTTTTCGCTCTGGCCGTGGCGGCTTCGCTGCTGCGCGCCGTCTATGGCGTGGTGTCCAAGGCGGGGCTGAATCAGGGCGCGTCACTGCAGACGTTGCTGGTGCTGTCGGCACTTTGCTGGGTCATCGGCGGTTTTGTCTACGCCTTGGTTCGGGAAAAGCGCTTCCGCATGACCGGCAAGAAAGCCGCCTATGCCTCTCTTTCGGGTGTGCTGGTGTTTCTGATCGTCAATTTCCTGCTGCTGGCCATCGAGAAGGGTCAGGCCAGCGTTGTCATTCCCATCGCCAATATGAGTTTTGCTGTCGCCCTGTTGTTGGCCGTCGGGTTGGGAATGGAACGACTGACCCTGCATAAAATCGCCGCTGTGTCCATGGCGGTTGGTTCCATCCTGATGCTGTCATTGGTGTAG
- a CDS encoding TraR/DksA C4-type zinc finger protein translates to MTPDQLEHFRQLLEAQRQELLASKDAARDSTRPVTLDQASVGRLSRMDAMQGQAMAIASQRRRDLQLQRIHAALARMQSEDYGLCIACEEEIAIRRLETDPAATLCIDCASRQERR, encoded by the coding sequence ATGACACCCGACCAACTCGAACACTTTCGCCAACTGCTGGAAGCTCAGCGGCAGGAGCTGCTGGCGAGCAAGGATGCCGCCAGAGACTCCACCAGGCCGGTGACGCTCGATCAGGCCAGCGTCGGTCGCCTCTCGCGGATGGATGCCATGCAGGGGCAGGCGATGGCCATTGCGTCCCAGCGCCGTCGCGACCTTCAGTTGCAGCGCATCCATGCTGCACTTGCGCGGATGCAATCCGAAGATTACGGCCTGTGCATAGCCTGTGAGGAAGAGATTGCCATTCGCCGCCTGGAAACCGACCCCGCCGCAACCCTCTGTATTGATTGCGCATCCCGGCAGGAGAGGCGCTAA
- a CDS encoding ATP-dependent exonuclease SbcCD, C subunit-like protein translates to MSETLELEFMADDNLAGFRLQRLEVFNWGTFDGRVWTLRLEGKNGLLTGDIGSGKSTLVDAVTTLLVPSQRIAYNKAAGADSRERSLRSYVLGYFKSERQEPLGSAKPVALRDPNSYSVVLGVFYNAGYHKTVTLAQVFWMKDTAGQPARLYAACEGELSISADFAGFGTEISGLRKRLRGAGVELFDSFPPYGAWFRRRFGIDNEQALDLFHQTVSLKSVGNLTDFVRSHMLEPFDVVPRIAALIQHFENLNRAHEAVLKAKRQVEMLEPLAADCDRHRDLLQTTENLRDCRDTLRPWFAGLKSELLAKRLAALQEELQRHQAVVERLEEQRRAQLGRERELRRTIAENGGDRIESIGEEIRQLQDELGRRRQKAAHYAELVRLIGAHPATTQVDFLRQRAECATLRAATAAAEDRVQNELNEAGVFFAQGRREHQQLTAEIRGLKARRSNIDEKQIAMRRSLCQALNLAEDEMPFAGELLQVREDERDWEGAIERLLHNFGLSLLVPDQAYARVAEWVDSTHLKGRLVYFRVRPQGRKERATGRPDSLARKLAIKADSAYFDWLEQEVGQRFDLACCTSQEEFRREKKAITLAGQIKAPGERHEKDDRHRLDDRSRYVLGWSNAAKIQALEEKAQGEETQLAEFAGRIGQLQQEQKNLKERLDTLAKLEVFADYRDLDWQPLVVTIGRLEAEKHNLEAASDLLQTLAGQLGALESELRETEQQLDERKDKRSKTEQKMSAAQEVQQQAGALLADVGAEAVQRFALLEALREEALGGHVLTVESCDNRERDMRDWLQTKIDAEDRKLSRLSEKIIRAMAEYRETWQLETRDVDASLAAADEYRGMLDQLRADDLPRFEARFKELLNVNAINEIANFNSQLHRERETIKERIAHINESLTQIDYNPGRYISLETQATVDADIRDFQADLRACTDSTTTGSGDAQYSEVKFLQVRRIIERFRGRDESADLDRRWTAKVTDVRNWFMFAASERWREDNSEHEHYADSGGKSGGQKEKLAYTVLAASLAYQFGLEWGAVRSRSFRFVVIDEAFGRGSDESAQYGLELFAQLNLQLLIVTPLQKIHIIEPFVAGVGFVHNEDGRNSVLRNLTIEEYRAEKQRMQG, encoded by the coding sequence ATGTCTGAGACCCTTGAACTGGAGTTTATGGCCGATGATAATCTGGCTGGCTTCCGTCTGCAAAGGCTGGAGGTTTTCAACTGGGGGACCTTCGACGGCCGGGTCTGGACGTTGCGGCTGGAGGGTAAAAACGGCCTGCTCACCGGCGATATCGGTTCCGGTAAATCGACGCTGGTCGATGCCGTGACCACCCTGCTGGTACCGAGCCAGCGCATCGCCTACAACAAGGCCGCAGGTGCCGACAGCCGGGAACGTTCGTTGCGCTCCTACGTGCTCGGTTATTTTAAATCCGAACGCCAGGAACCCCTGGGCAGCGCCAAGCCGGTCGCCTTACGCGATCCCAATAGCTATTCGGTGGTTCTCGGGGTCTTTTACAATGCCGGTTACCACAAAACGGTGACTTTGGCCCAGGTGTTCTGGATGAAGGACACCGCCGGTCAGCCGGCGCGCCTCTATGCCGCCTGCGAAGGCGAGCTATCGATCAGCGCCGACTTCGCAGGTTTTGGCACTGAGATCAGCGGTCTGCGCAAACGGCTTCGGGGGGCCGGGGTCGAGTTGTTTGACAGTTTTCCACCTTACGGAGCCTGGTTTCGCCGGCGCTTCGGGATCGATAACGAGCAGGCGCTCGACCTGTTTCATCAGACCGTTTCTCTCAAATCAGTGGGGAATCTCACCGATTTCGTGCGCAGCCACATGCTTGAACCGTTTGATGTCGTGCCGCGAATCGCCGCCCTGATCCAGCATTTTGAAAATCTCAATCGGGCCCACGAAGCCGTTCTCAAGGCCAAACGTCAGGTGGAGATGCTGGAACCCCTGGCGGCCGACTGCGATCGGCACCGGGATCTGCTGCAAACGACGGAAAACCTGCGGGACTGCCGCGACACCCTGCGCCCCTGGTTTGCCGGTCTCAAGTCGGAATTGCTGGCGAAGCGGCTCGCTGCTCTGCAAGAGGAATTGCAGCGCCACCAGGCGGTGGTCGAACGGCTGGAAGAGCAGCGCCGTGCCCAGCTGGGGCGTGAACGTGAGTTGCGGCGTACCATTGCCGAAAACGGCGGTGATCGGATTGAGAGCATCGGCGAGGAGATTCGCCAGCTGCAGGATGAACTCGGCCGGCGCAGACAAAAAGCCGCCCACTATGCTGAGCTGGTGCGACTCATTGGCGCCCACCCCGCGACCACCCAGGTGGATTTCCTGCGCCAGCGTGCTGAATGCGCGACCTTGCGCGCAGCCACCGCTGCTGCGGAAGATCGGGTGCAGAACGAGCTGAATGAGGCGGGGGTCTTTTTTGCCCAGGGGCGGCGTGAGCACCAACAGCTGACCGCCGAGATCAGGGGGCTGAAAGCCCGCCGCAGCAATATTGACGAAAAACAGATCGCCATGCGGCGCAGTCTCTGTCAGGCGCTGAATCTGGCGGAAGATGAGATGCCGTTCGCTGGTGAATTGCTTCAGGTCCGCGAAGACGAACGCGACTGGGAAGGCGCTATTGAACGCCTGTTGCACAACTTCGGGCTCTCGCTGCTGGTGCCGGATCAGGCCTACGCCAGGGTCGCTGAATGGGTCGATAGCACCCACTTGAAAGGGCGACTGGTCTATTTCCGGGTTCGACCGCAGGGGCGCAAGGAGCGGGCAACCGGACGTCCTGATTCGCTGGCGCGCAAACTGGCGATCAAGGCGGATTCCGCCTATTTTGACTGGCTGGAACAGGAAGTCGGCCAGCGTTTCGATCTGGCCTGTTGCACCAGTCAGGAAGAATTCCGGCGGGAAAAGAAAGCCATCACTCTGGCCGGGCAGATCAAGGCGCCCGGTGAGCGCCACGAAAAAGACGACCGCCACCGCCTCGACGATCGCAGCCGCTATGTTCTCGGCTGGAGCAATGCCGCCAAGATCCAGGCCCTGGAAGAAAAAGCGCAAGGAGAGGAGACGCAGCTGGCTGAATTTGCCGGTCGCATCGGTCAGCTGCAGCAGGAACAGAAAAACCTCAAAGAGCGCCTGGACACCCTTGCAAAGCTGGAGGTCTTTGCGGATTACCGCGATCTCGACTGGCAACCTTTGGTGGTGACCATCGGTCGGCTGGAAGCGGAAAAGCATAATCTTGAGGCCGCTTCCGATCTGTTGCAAACCCTGGCCGGGCAACTCGGCGCGCTGGAATCCGAACTGCGCGAAACCGAACAGCAGCTTGACGAACGCAAGGACAAGCGCTCGAAAACCGAACAGAAAATGAGCGCCGCGCAGGAGGTGCAGCAGCAGGCTGGCGCGCTGCTGGCGGACGTCGGCGCGGAAGCGGTCCAGCGCTTTGCCCTGCTGGAAGCGCTGCGCGAGGAGGCGCTCGGCGGCCATGTGCTGACGGTTGAGTCCTGTGACAACCGCGAGCGGGACATGCGTGACTGGCTGCAGACGAAAATCGACGCCGAGGACCGCAAGCTCAGCCGCCTGAGTGAAAAGATCATTAGGGCCATGGCCGAATATCGGGAAACCTGGCAGCTGGAAACCCGCGATGTCGATGCCAGTCTTGCGGCCGCTGACGAATATCGCGGCATGCTCGATCAGCTGCGGGCCGACGATCTGCCGCGTTTTGAGGCGCGTTTCAAGGAGCTGCTCAACGTCAATGCCATTAACGAAATTGCCAACTTCAATTCCCAGCTGCATCGCGAACGCGAAACGATTAAAGAACGGATCGCGCATATCAACGAATCGCTCACCCAGATCGACTACAATCCCGGGCGTTACATCAGCCTCGAAACCCAAGCGACCGTCGATGCCGATATCCGTGATTTTCAAGCCGATCTCCGCGCCTGTACCGACAGCACCACCACCGGCTCGGGCGACGCACAATATTCTGAGGTTAAATTCCTGCAGGTGCGGCGGATCATTGAGCGTTTTCGTGGTCGCGATGAATCCGCCGATCTGGATCGGCGCTGGACGGCCAAGGTCACCGATGTGCGCAACTGGTTCATGTTTGCCGCCAGCGAACGCTGGCGCGAAGATAACAGCGAACATGAACATTATGCCGATTCCGGCGGCAAATCTGGCGGCCAAAAAGAGAAGCTCGCTTACACCGTCCTCGCCGCCAGTCTGGCGTATCAATTTGGTCTGGAATGGGGCGCGGTGCGCTCGCGCTCTTTCCGTTTTGTGGTGATCGACGAGGCGTTCGGGCGCGGTTCCGATGAATCGGCCCAATATGGCCTGGAGCTGTTCGCCCAGCTCAATCTGCAACTGCTGATCGTCACGCCGTTGCAGAAGATCCACATCATCGAGCCCTTTGTCGCCGGTGTCGGCTTTGTGCACAATGAAGACGGCCGCAACTCGGTGTTGCGCAATCTCACCATCGAGGAATATCGGGCCGAGAAGCAAAGGATGCAGGGATGA
- a CDS encoding DUF4194 domain-containing protein, giving the protein MEHTDNLGRRSLDPQHEISAVVVPLLKGVIYQEEHSGLWNALLNMQAGVRDYVAVLGLELLLDEAEGYAFLRSRPETGEVGGNAVPRLVARRQLSYPVSLLLALLRKKLAESDAGGGDTRLILSRDEVVELIRIFLPAGSNDVKLIDQVDATLSKIAELGFVRRLRGQGQMIEVRRILKAFVDAQWLADFDQRLAEYRQPFAQPQEDVDV; this is encoded by the coding sequence ATGGAGCATACTGATAACCTGGGCCGCCGGTCGCTTGACCCGCAGCACGAAATCTCAGCGGTGGTCGTGCCGCTGCTGAAGGGCGTAATTTACCAGGAGGAACACTCGGGGCTGTGGAATGCTCTGCTGAATATGCAGGCTGGCGTGCGCGACTACGTCGCCGTGCTCGGGTTGGAACTGCTGCTTGACGAGGCGGAAGGCTACGCCTTTTTGCGCTCTCGGCCTGAAACCGGGGAGGTGGGGGGCAACGCCGTCCCCCGGCTGGTGGCAAGGCGGCAGCTGTCTTATCCGGTCAGTTTGCTGTTGGCGTTGTTGCGTAAAAAACTCGCTGAAAGCGATGCCGGAGGCGGAGATACGCGACTGATTCTTTCGCGGGATGAAGTGGTGGAGCTGATTCGGATTTTTCTGCCGGCTGGTAGTAACGATGTCAAATTGATCGATCAGGTTGATGCCACGCTGAGTAAAATTGCTGAGCTGGGATTTGTACGTCGCCTGCGCGGCCAGGGGCAGATGATTGAAGTCCGGCGGATTCTCAAGGCCTTTGTCGATGCGCAATGGCTGGCCGACTTTGATCAGCGCCTGGCCGAATACCGGCAGCCGTTTGCGCAGCCGCAGGAGGACGTCGATGTCTGA
- a CDS encoding DUF3375 domain-containing protein, with protein sequence MALDYATLELLRQNHPAWRLLRAQHAPLVAGFLRRVFIVPNVRELSQADLVEALEDELFVLREQLGGGAFPGSAQTYINDWADNDKGWLRKFYPTGTDEPHFDLTPATEKVLAWLEGLTERAFVGTESRLLTLFDLLRQMSEGSQTDPEVRINELQKRRGEIDNEISRILGGDIPLMDDTALKDRFQQFLQLARELLTDFREVEQNFRTLDRRVRERIALWEGAKGTLLEQILGERDAIADSDQGKSFRAFWDFLMSQTRQEELSGLLQQVLALPPIVALRPDARLQRVHYDWLEAGEYTQRTVARLSEQLRRFLDDQAWLENRRIMDILHQIEAHALALREDLPAGEFMPLAKVSASIDLPLERPLYRLALKPLIAELALDDGEVEIDTAALYAQVVVDKAELARNIRQALQGRNQVSLGEVVAKHPLRNGLAELVTYLHLAGEWSQKVVDEQQQEQVSWQTDTGATRRASMPRIILLRNG encoded by the coding sequence ATGGCACTCGACTACGCAACATTAGAGCTGCTCCGCCAGAACCACCCGGCCTGGCGGCTGCTGCGCGCCCAGCATGCGCCGCTGGTGGCCGGTTTTTTGCGCCGGGTGTTCATCGTGCCCAATGTCCGCGAGCTGTCGCAGGCAGACCTGGTCGAGGCGTTGGAAGATGAGCTCTTTGTTTTGCGCGAGCAACTCGGGGGCGGGGCTTTTCCCGGCTCCGCGCAAACATACATCAACGACTGGGCCGACAACGACAAGGGGTGGCTGCGCAAGTTCTATCCGACCGGCACCGATGAACCGCACTTTGATCTGACTCCGGCGACGGAAAAGGTTTTGGCCTGGCTGGAAGGACTGACCGAACGCGCTTTTGTCGGCACCGAGTCGCGGCTTCTGACCCTGTTTGACCTGCTGCGGCAGATGAGTGAGGGGAGCCAGACCGACCCCGAAGTGCGGATTAACGAGTTGCAAAAACGGCGCGGCGAGATTGATAATGAAATCTCCCGCATTCTTGGCGGCGATATCCCGCTTATGGACGATACGGCGCTCAAAGACCGTTTTCAGCAGTTTTTACAGCTGGCGCGGGAACTGTTGACCGATTTTCGCGAGGTGGAACAGAATTTTCGCACCCTCGATCGCCGCGTGCGCGAGCGCATCGCTCTCTGGGAAGGGGCCAAGGGCACCCTGCTCGAACAGATTCTGGGGGAACGCGACGCCATCGCCGATTCCGACCAAGGGAAGAGCTTTCGCGCTTTCTGGGATTTTCTGATGTCGCAAACCCGCCAGGAAGAGTTGAGCGGCTTGCTGCAACAGGTGCTGGCCTTGCCGCCGATTGTCGCGCTGCGCCCCGATGCCCGTCTGCAGCGGGTTCACTACGACTGGCTGGAGGCGGGCGAATATACCCAGCGCACCGTGGCGCGACTCTCCGAGCAGTTGCGCCGCTTTCTCGATGATCAGGCCTGGCTGGAGAATCGCCGCATCATGGATATTCTCCACCAGATCGAGGCCCACGCCCTGGCGCTGCGCGAAGACCTGCCCGCCGGCGAGTTCATGCCCCTGGCCAAAGTATCCGCGAGTATCGATCTGCCGCTGGAACGACCGCTTTATCGCCTCGCGCTCAAACCTTTGATTGCCGAGCTGGCCCTGGACGATGGGGAGGTTGAAATCGACACCGCCGCGCTGTATGCGCAGGTGGTGGTTGACAAGGCGGAGCTGGCGCGCAACATCCGTCAGGCCTTACAGGGGCGCAATCAGGTAAGTCTGGGCGAGGTGGTGGCCAAACATCCTTTGCGGAATGGTCTGGCCGAACTGGTAACCTATCTGCACCTGGCCGGGGAGTGGTCGCAAAAGGTGGTCGATGAACAGCAGCAGGAACAGGTGAGCTGGCAGACGGATACCGGGGCGACCCGCCGGGCCAGCATGCCGCGGATTATTTTATTGAGGAACGGATAA